Proteins from a genomic interval of Lolium perenne isolate Kyuss_39 chromosome 1, Kyuss_2.0, whole genome shotgun sequence:
- the LOC127327178 gene encoding cytochrome P450 71A1: protein MASLDQLDSTLALSLLFVVSCFFVLVIVKGKGGNRNAPPSPPALPVIGNLHQLGSGHLHRRLQALAQRHGPLFLLRLGSVPTLVVSSAPMAEAVLRAQDHVFCSRPQQYTARGTLYGCRDIAFSPYGDRWRQLRRIAVVHLLSAKRVDSFHTVRKEEVASFVERIRALASGAIREDEGVNVTELIVDLTNTVISRASFGYKLGGMEPGMIHDVMKEVSGLLGVIAISDMFPWLWWMDWATGLDARVKRTVKKLDGILNTILAEHERIRGGNDGEAPDLLDDLLSILKDGDHGFKLDRIDVKALILDMFLAGTDTPYKTIEWAMAELMKNPREMEKVQAEVRQVAQAHGGVHEEDLGKMSMLHAAIKEALRLHPPVPLLTPRETIQDTRLHGYDIQARSRVLINAWAIGRDNESWENATEFRPERFLGTVIDYSGKDPRFIPFGAGRRGCPGTAFGTRLVELTLANMMYHFDWKLPDGQDPESFELLESKGFSPGLKSALILAVKTL, encoded by the exons ATGGCTTCTTTAGATCAGCTCGATTCCACACTAGCCCTCTCTCTACTATTCGTGGTTTCCTGCTTCTTCGTCCTCGTCATCGTTAAAGGCAAGGGCGGCAACCGTAACGCGCCGCCCTCGCCTCCAGCGCTGCCCGTAATCGGCAACCTGCACCAGCTCGGCAGCGGCCACCTCCACCGGAGGCTGCAGGCACTGGCCCAGAGACATGGCCCGCTCTTCCTTCTTCGCCTCGGCTCCGTGCCCACCCTCGTGGTCTCCTCGGCGCCCATGGCCGAGGCTGTGCTCAGGGCCCAGGACCACGTCTTCTGCAGCCGCCCGCAGCAGTACACCGCCCGCGGCACGCTCTATGGCTGCCGGGACATCGCCTTCAGCCCCTACGGCGACCGGTGGAGACAGCTCCGCCGCATCGCCGTGGTGCACCTCCTCAGCGCCAAGCGTGTGGACTCCTTCCACACGGTCCGCAAGGAGGAGGTCGCGTCCTTTGTGGAACGGATCCGCGCCTTAGCGAGCGGCGCCATCCGGGAGGACGAAGGTGTCAACGTGACGGAGTTAATCGTCGACCTAACCAACACCGTGATCTCTAGGGCGTCGTTCGGATACAAGCTTGGTGGAATGGAGCCAGGGATGATCCATGATGTCATGAAAGAGGTAAGTGGCCTGCTCGGTGTGATTGCCATCAGCGACATGTTCCCCTGGCTCTGGTGGATGGATTGGGCAACCGGGCTCGACGCGAGGGTGAAGAGGACGGTGAAAAAGCTCGACGGTATTCTTAACACGATACTCGCGGAGCATGAGAGGATTCGGGGAGGAAACGACGGTGAGGCTCCCGACCTCCTCGACGACTTGTTGTCCATCCTCAAGGATGGTGATCACGGGTTTAAGTTGGACCGGATCGATGTCAAGGCCCTTATCTTG GACATGTTCCTAGCGGGAACCGACACGCCATATAAGACAATAGAATGGGCGATGGCCGAGCTAATGAAGAATCCAAGAGAGATGGAGAAGGTCCAAGCAGAGGTCAGACAGGTTGCACAGGCGCACGGAGGTGTCCATGAGGAGGATCTGGGGAAGATGAGCATGCTACATGCGGCCATTAAAGAAGCGCTGCGGCTACACCCGCCGGTGCCACTCTTAACCCCACGCGAGACCATTCAGGACACTCGGCTGCACGGCTACGATATCCAGGCCAGGAGCCGGGTGCTGATCAACGCGTGGGCAATTGGGAGGGACAACGAATCATGGGAGAACGCCACAGAGTTTCGACCAGAGAGGTTCCTGGGAACCGTCATCGACTACAGTGGCAAGGACCCTCGGTTCATACCGTTTGGCGCTGGAAGGAGGGGTTGCCCTGGAACCGCATTTGGTACGCGCCTCGTGGAGCTCACACTGGCCAACATGATGTACCATTTCGACTGGAAGTTGCCGGACGGTCAAGACCCAGAGTCATTTGAGCTCCTTGAGTCCAAGGGGTTCTCACCTGGCCTAAAGTCCGCCCTGATTCTTGCCGTCAAAACTCTATAA
- the LOC139834361 gene encoding uncharacterized protein has product MADWMMLDRFVFRRDDDPSFHDDEAALCARGTTSQGDTFRVAFRIVDPPCVSRLYLQWPGVPKEGSSCDLVAAHRNLLLLRLTSGPMDKDGSLVHPQDYFLCEGRRPSSLPDQPPLNLHRIPVCTIPLVFHLDHGKERTAPRPFDLHAVGILSHGEEFAVAQLCVTKPHRPGRVAADLCVLRSNVNTSDHSWEVEQHLPITYDRVELYQLERWRTDIVVPFDKLLCWVNYSLGAILFCEVLEERPAITYLPLPARGKPGDSDPHHTHDQVKCRCCCVCTTEGGHKLMYINIGHEGTNLVGPLSATTGFTGHILRKEESGRMEWDKIFAIRSNQLWFTYDFPREPLIFPLANVVKPDVIYFLMSEEAMCGVNKVYVVSFDINANAVLILPYITDDLEGKDADFVQRKSFQLDPFIASELPRFLGNFLGA; this is encoded by the coding sequence ATGGCGGACTGGATGATGCTCGACCGCTTCGTGTTCCGCAGGGACGACGATCCGTCCTTCCATGACGACGAGGCCGCGCTCTGTGCCCGCGGCACTACTTCCCAGGGCGACACCTTCCGCGTCGCCTTCCGCATCGTCGATCCGCCATGCGTCTCGCGCCTCTACCTGCAGTGGCCAGGCGTCCCAAAGGAAGGTTCTTCGTGCGATCTCGTGGCGGCGCACCGCAACCTCCTCCTACTTAGGCTCACCTCCGGCCCCATGGACAAGGACGGGTCCCTGGTTCACCCGCAGGATTACTTCCTCTGCGAAGGACGACGACCCTCCTCCTTGCCGGACCAGCCGCCCCTGAACCTCCACCGGATCCCCGTCTGCACCATACCGTTGGTTTTCCATCTCGATCATGGGAAGGAGAGAACCGCGCCGCGCCCGTTTGATCTTCACGCGGTGGGTATCCTCAGCCACGGCGAGGAGTTCGCCGTCGCGCAGCTCTGTGTAACCAAACCCCATCGGCCTGGCAGGGTAGCAGCTGACCTCTGCGTGCTCCGCTCCAACGTTAACACTTCCGATCACAGCTGGGAGGTCGAGCAGCATCTACCCATCACCTACGATCGTGTCGAACTGTATCAGTTGGAACGGTGGAGAACTGACATCGTCGTCCCGTTCGACAAGCTGCTTTGCTGGGTCAACTACAGCCTAGGAGCTATTCTTTTCTGCGAGGTTTTGGAAGAAAGGCCTGCCATCACGTATCTTCCTTTACCTGCTCGTGGCAAACCTGGTGACTCAGATCCGCATCATACGCATGACCAAGTCAAGTGCCGTTGCTGCTGTGTGTGCACCACCGAAGGCGGCCACAAGCTTATGTACATCAACATCGGACATGAGGGTACAAACCTTGTTGGTCCATTGAGTGCTACTACTGGTTTCACCGGACATATTTTGAGGAAGGAAGAGAGCGGTCGCATGGAGTGGGACAAGATTTTCGCCATTAGATCTAATCAACTCTGGTTTACTTACGACTTCCCACGGGAACCTCTGATTTTTCCTCTTGCGAACGTGGTCAAGCCAGATGTGATATACTTTCTCATGTCCGAGGAGGCAATGTGTGGAGTTAACAAGGTTTATGTGGTTTCTTTTGATATCAATGCCAACGCAGTGCTGATTCTTCCATATATTACAGACGACCTAGAGGGTAAAGATGCGGACTTTGTCCAACGAAAGTCCTTTCAACTCGACCCGTTTATCGCTTCCGAGCTTCCAAGGTTTTTGGGGAATTTCCTCGGAGCATAG